The genomic region GGTGGTTAAACTTACACAGAGTGAACCTCAATGAATTTCGAGAAGGCAAATATGCAACATCCATGAAAAGCCAGTAACATTTAGTAAGTTTATATGACTTTGTAAGTATTGATGTGTTGGGGTGTCTGAATCCAGACACCTTGGGATATCTGGACGTGCCTGGGGTCAACTGGGTACTCTGGTCAGAATGGTTCAAATTTAGATAAGAAAATCTCATACAATCAATCAAACTGAGTTAATGGTTCTCTTGATATGAGAATATAGACTATATCTGATTCTAGGagcaaaatgaaatcataatgCCTAAGAAAATGAAGACTGTGTGTCTAAAGCATGACTTGTTTGGTAAATGATAagattaggaaaatataaaagaaaaaaaaaacccctctttTTCTAGAAAGACTGACCCTGGTCTATGACTAGAAGTTCAAAGTTCCAATTcaatattaaatacatttcataaaatttccAATGTGAAGCAGAAACTGGGTTCATTAACTAAAACAATTCTACAAAAGGGCAATATTGCTCTGATGGGATTGTTAACgctacagactttttttttttatttaagagacagcATGGACTTCATACATATCCATTATCAGTGCTTCGAAAACCAAACAACTTTAAAAGTTAGCAGCAGTTTCTGCAAgtacaaaaatacacatttattacatTACATATGGTAGTAAAATTTGTCAAGATATATTATACAAACTCAAAGCATTTTAGATAAAGCATCAGTCTAATATATTATAGATTGACAGAGTATAATAAAATGACACGTAGTCTGTCTTCCAATCATACAATATAATACTTTACAGCAATATTAACAAACTATTCACATTAAGTATTACAGGAGTATCTAAGGGAACACAAGAGAATAGGAATGGTTATGGAAAACCTCAGCATCTATTTTCTTCTATGATTCAAATTGGGTGGATAATTTTCTACCCAaccatatgaaagaaaaaaaggagagaactaTTATTTTGTTAAGTGGAGAAACAAGTTCTTCCAGAAAGACACTCCAAGCCGTAAGAACTTTTTTCACATCTTGCAGTTCCGACAGTAGTATGCCCTAAGGGTAAGGGGAACGAATCCCTGTTGCCTTTATATATTATACCACAAAAGATGCATATGGACACTCAGGAGTCTAAATATAGGAGTGGCTGTTTATAAGGTAAAATCTACTTCACATCTGTGACTGAGATGGCCAGTGTCATGAAGGAGCTCTTTGGATACAGAGTTCTGAGAGTTAATTACAATGCTTAGGGCCAACAGGGCCATGTCCCGTAGAGGTAGGTAGCACGTATAGCTAATACTGAAAGGACTTCTACTTTAcagaaaacattattattattattttttctataactGAAAAAATGCAACCTTTAGGACAACAGGGAAAGAACATTTGACATGAAAGTTTTCTAGTggctaagaaaaataatttggtataAGTTAGTTTGTGGGAGAAAGGTCCATCTAATGGTGAACTAAAGAGGCCAAATGGGTTCTAAGCAACTTCTTATAAGGAAGTAGTTACAACGAAGGAAGATGCACACCCACTCCTGATTCTATCCCTCCTTACTGGCTGGTGGGGCCTCGCCAATCCACAGAGATGACCCAGGGGGTATACTGGTATAATCTTTAAGGCAAGAGAGGGGAGAAGTATTCATGGATATGAGATAAACTAATGCAATATAAACCATGAATCATCTGggacaaaaatatgtaaaacttcTGCACGTGAGGAAATCCAAAGCCAATGACTGTCTGAGAAGGCCTGACTGCTGCTTTGGTGGGCGTTCCATTCTGTGACTCTTTATAACCTGCCAACTTAAAATTACTCAACTGCCAATGACAATCAGAAAAGGGACAATTTATCAGTAATTTTTCTGGCTGGCTAATCTAAGAGGCAGGGctatagaaaaacatttttcagcaAAGAGGAGCATGCTTTGGTCACATGCTGGCAACAACTTCATGTAACAGAGAAAGGACTGGTGTGGCGATCTTTTCCTCCACACTAAGACAGCGAATGCTGTCAGGAGGTCACCTTCTAATAGGAAAAGTTtcatttctggagaatgtccctAGCACAGGCACCTTTGAAAAGGATACCGAAATGAGCaacctttccttctttctcctcagaGCTCTATGTCCTGGAGCCTTTGCAGAGCAGTGGAACaccaatggaaaaataaatcaatgaacacAACCAACAAATAAACTATGATACTCATGGCTGTTGAATCATTCTACTTTATTCCATTCTAGCTGCATCGATGGGCTGATTCCTGGAATCTTCCTGTGAGGGCGTGTGACTACAGAATGTCACAGAAATGCCTACTAGCTTGGATTCAGGGAAACGTTTTACATGATTTCCTTCAATACTagacatgctttctttttttttttttttaatactttgattAGTGGCATTTTTCTTGCGTAGTTATTAAAAACATTCCGTGGAATGTGGATGTTTCTCTGcacccttcccctctctccacagtCCTTATTCTTCACTCATGATATCCTGGCCTTTTCAGGATACTAATCTCATGTAAGGCATGTCTCCTCTACAGAAGATGTTTTCTCTGGCTCTCTGCTAATACCTCTAAAAACACATGATGGGACCGATCCCAGGCTCTAATAAGGAAAAGCCTCCCAAACAGGTGATGAAATTTTTTAGTCTAAACTTTTTGTCAAATGGTCTCAATAAAGAGAATTCTTTTGTTGTCCTAACTATTAGCAGTGATTACCCTTATGCTACCCATCCCATGTATTTATACAAAGGGGTCATAATAATCTTGTCTTTATATCACTATTAGCCCAGTTTCTGTTCTTGTAGACATCAGATTCTTAGACTTGTCTCTGTCCTTATACACATCACATTCTTACTGTGGTTAAATGTCTTTGGCTAAATGTTGGTCCCCAGTATCGCCAACCACTGTAGGCTCTGCGTCTGGGCCGGACAGATCATCCACAGACAAAGAGCTGGGTGAGGATCTCTTACAAGGCAGAGTACCAGGAGAGCACTGCTCACTATTCTCTCCATCCTTGTATGACTTCACACAAAGCTTGAGTCTGTCCTCCACTAGGCTGAATGGAGACCTACAGTGTCTCTCTGAGTCCTGGCTGGGGTAAGAACTGTACCACTGGGCTGTTTGCACAGTTCCAAGTTCTTCAGGTGCCCTTTGGGGCatgtcttgctgtctctcttgtAGTGGGTTGGCTTCTGATATACCAGGAGCATGTGGAGGTGGCTCCATGGGTCCTTTTAGAGAActtactttcttttcctctggtctGGATGCCCTTGTCTTCTTTTTGAGGGACCAGTTTTTCAAACTGGCCACACCATTTCTCAACCATGTGCTTGGGTGAAGAGTTACAGAATGTATTTGTGAATGCCATTCTACAGTATCCTTTTTCGTATAAGCCAGGCGGCTGCTGGCCTGCCCTGATGAGGGACCAGGAGTTGCAGAAATGAAGCTGGAATTGCTAAAATCAGAGGAAAgctcttcttgttttctttgagcTTGAAAAGTGCAATCTATTGGAGAGGAAGTTTCAGTGGGGGTAAACACAGAGTGTTCAGAAATCTGAGAAAAAGCACTGTCTTGGGAGCTCACTGACGAGCCAGATGGGGAAGTTCCTGGGGAGGACAGGCTGGAATAGCTAGTCCTTGGGCAGATGTTTAATCTTGGGGGTAAAGCCTTCTCAGTGTTTTGGTTTGTGCCACTACTCTTGCCCACCTCGATCCCCATGACCAAACTCTGATTAATGAGCTTTTGCCcctccatttgcaatgacttgtgCCGCTTGAGATAATCTTCTTCTCCATGCAAGAGACCAGCATCATAGCTAGTTTTATGTTGTTTCTTTGAATAAATTCCCCTGAGATAGGTCAGTTTGCAGTGCTGGTCatccatgttgggctctgagcaGCGCCGGTGCCTCCTTGAACCCTTGAGGGCATCTGCTGTGTTTGGTGGGGAGTATCCAGATGTATCTGCACCAAAGGGCTGGTTCCTGGGATGATCCTGTGAGGATATGTGACTATATGATGCCACAGAAATGGCCACTGGCTTGGATTTAGAAAAAAGTTTCACATGATTTCCTTCATTACCAGGTAAGCTTTtcttcttaacatttttattagtgGCATTTTTCTTGGTATCAGTGCCTACGACTAAACTCTGTTTAAAATAGGTCTTACCCTCTTCCTGGAGGGGTTGATTCTGCTTCAGATAATCCTCATCTTTTTGTGAGAGAATTGCATCACAGCTGGATTTGCGTAGCTTTTTCTGATAAAATTCCCTGAGATAGGAAAGCTTAGAATCTAGATAATCGATGCTGGGCTCTGAGCAGCGCCGGTGTCGCCTCAGGCTTTTCGGAACATCTGCTGCAGCTGTGGACAGGTAGCTGGGTGTGCTCATGCCAGATGGGGCCCTGGCATGATCGCGCAGTGGGACCTTTGCATACACTACTGCAATGTTCACTGGCTTGGATTCAAGAGGCTGTTCCATCTGAATGTCTTCATCTTTAGAACGGTCCAAGTCAAAGTCGCTCAGGGTTAAAAGGCCTTCCACCTCAGGCTGGTCGAGGTCATAGTCACTGAGGGTTAATACAGAGTCCATACTTCTGCTACCCTGACCAAGTTTCTTTACCAAGTCACTACAAGGAGCATCAACATCCTCATTTAGCTCATTTTCCAAGCTGTCATAGGAGGAGTCATTCAGTTGGAAGCAAGAGATATCTGTCAAAAAATCAAACCACAGTTAACATTTTTGCTTACCAAAAATACATgctgccttaaaaaaaacaatctatGGTActtagtttaattttctttttatggagaTTGTTCATATTCCTACTCTTAGAAAGGATCTTTTTCAGTCttcccagaataaaaaaaatatgttgatgtTATATACTGAATTTATCTCAGTTCCTGAAGAAATAGGCTTTCTTAATTAAGATCTCAAAGCAATAAGGACATGTTGTTAATACCAAGAAATGGTacaaaatataaaggaatgaatgcCAGGTATATGCAGGTTCATGACTGTGGGTGAGCACACATGGTTTGGTCTCGGAGGAATCATTTACTAACCCAAGCTCTTCAATGTTCACtactttatttaatctttacaacaaccatAAAAGTTAGACATTATGGTTACCcatatttatagatgaagataTTGATGTTCAGTGGCAAAAAtggttatatgcaactaatgaatcattgaacactataccaaaacctaatgatgtactatatgttggctaattgaatttaagtaaaaaaaaaaaaaaaaaaagaataattggtCAAAGATAACTAGTAATTGGTGGTCTGGGAATTCATATTCTGGAAGGTTGGATGGTTTCAAAATCCCCCCTGGCCCCACAGTACTAGTTGTTTCTAAACTGTTTCGCAGTAGGCTGAAATGTCTCGGGGGCCACtcgaaggagaagcagggagaagacCAAGCCTGCCTCTACCTCTTCAGGGACTTGTTACTCTAGTTTCAGCCACAGAAGTTTTCTACTATATATGTCAGGGATCCTTgtaaagctttatttaaaaaaaggttaaaaacataCCATATGATGCTTCTGGAAGTTTTGGACCTCATCTTACACATTTCTGAACCCCCACCACTGTGTTAACATGACCTGACCTATTAGCAGGTCATCCAAGGAGGAGCAGAAACCCTAGGCCCACGACTGAAGTCAGAGGTTTCCTTCACTGAGCTGCGGCAGGCCCCAGGACACTGTCCCAGCATTTTCACAGACACATGTCTGTTTCTCACAAAAACCAATCCAATTATCCACAATACCTGAGGCATTCTCTCTAGTATCACATCTCACTGAAACCTGTCCCAAGAGGGAAGTGATTTCTTCTCCAAATATCCTACAGCAATTTTCAATCAGAAATTGTATAAGCAGAGAAACCTGcacaaaaaaggacaaaaacaaagtGCTACTTTCCATATAGAATGTCTATAAAGCACATTTCATATATAAATCCTGATTTTACCATAAATGAAAAAGAATCCTGAGAAAAATTCAtgtctgctttaaaaatatacaaaacagttCCCCCTAAAAAACTATGATACTCGCAAGAGTAGTTTGGGtgtagaaattaattttaattggtGGACTAAAGTTTCTTATGGCCTTAGctcaatgttaacatttttttatacGAATGCTACATCTTTAAAATTAGGGTaacttggggcccctgggtgatgcagtcggttaagcatctgactcttgatttcggctcaggtcatgatctcagggtcgtgagactgagccccacattgtgctcctcactcagcatggagtctgcttaagattatctctctccctctgtccctccccctgctctctctctaaataaataaaaatttaaaaaaatgaaataaaattaggcTAACAAAGTATTCTCTATAGGGCATTTGGGGTAAAGAAATAAActttcttattaaaattcatGAAGTATCATTAGGTAAAGacttatgaaatatatttcatatataaaaggCAGTTGTCATAGTGTGGGAAGTGGGCATCCTCTGTGGGTTTCCTGTGAAGCAGGGAGACAGCTAGAGAGAAACTTGCATTTTGCCTCACTAGTCTCTACCTATGCGATTCCTTCCCTTAGGCTCCatggagaaggtgggggaggaggaaagatcTTACAAGGGAGCTCTGTGCCTCCACTGAGATGTAGTCGAACGTTTCCTTAGGTTCCTTGCCCCAGTAGCTGAGGCGAAGGAACAGGCAGAGTGTTGGGAGCCACAGGAACTAATATTCCTAAGCCCCTTATTAACTACCAGGCACTAGAGGGGTGGGATTTCAAGTAACTGCAGTATGAACTAGGTATCATCACCACCTcaattttttagatgaggaaactggatcAAGAGAACTAATTGTATCCAAGATTGTATAACTGGCAAATGGTGGGGCTGAGGAATGGCTTGTCTAAGTCCAAAGTCCTTTTTTATTAAATCATATCATCTGCTTTCTTATATAACTCTAAGGTTTAAGTCAGTCATAGTGTTTTGCCTCCTTGAAGGTAAAAGAGAAGTAACCCAACTGCTATCTCTGTTTTGCTCAAGAAATCACCTTTCTATAATCTAACAGGATAGGATAAAATACTCAGTACACTCAAATTTATAAGGAGGTGTATTTaagttatttaagaaaatatctttcagaATTAATATTAACCCTGAATTTGAGGTTCAAAATGGGAACTCAGTCACCCAgggcataaaaatgaaaaacttcattACCTTTTTTGTAAATTCATTTTCTAGTTCTGGGCTGGAGGAAGTAGGAGGCCAAAGAATGCTTGGAGCAATACACACCGCTAAATTAAATGCAGTCATCTGATTGGATAAGGAATGCTGCTCAATGTTGTGTAATATCCCAAAAAGATACCTTAGGAGAACAACATTGGCTCTCGGAAGCTGGTCTAATAGCCTAAAGACAGAAAAATGCACTCTTTAAGAAAGACATTTCATAAAAAACTTGTGTAGATAAGCAACCCTTGCTTTTCATGGGGAAACATGCCAAGCAAGAACACAGTTCAGATATGCAAGAGTTTCAGTTAATATGGTACATGCAAAGTAGGGACTGCCTAtacagaaagaatgaatatatgtactggggatttattcatttattttgtacacTGTCTTCACAACCCAATGAAGATGCAAAAGAATGCAGAAAAAtggcttgtaaaaaaaaaaatgctgcctgCCTGAAATACTGACCTGAAATTAGTGCAGTGTGTTTTAATTTAGGCAAATCCTATAACATTTCAGAATATTCTCAACCAAGACCCCCCCAAAAAGCTTTTTGATGAAATTAAACAACAATTAAATTTTAGTGGTTCCATATTTCTAAGTAGCAATACAGAAATTCTGTCTCTTGGTTGAGAACCCAAACCTTAACTATTAAGACTTTCAGGTCCATTCTGACAGCTTCTATTCTGCTCTACCAGCTTCCAATGTCAGTTTTGtcccaaatttctttttctcactggTATCACTTTCACATATAAGTCAAACTTATAATAGTACATTTCCTACTGTTCCTGTTTTGTAATTGATAagggattttaaaattattcattgaaAATTATATTGACTACCATCCAGAAAAAAGACATAGATGTtgatattcatgtttttttttttttttttcaacagaagtCTGCAACCTGGGAGGTAAAATAAGGTAATGTGACTCTTCCTGCATAAATAGCACAGAGGCCTTCCTTCAGTGTGATGGACTGACACTGAGTATAGTTTTGTAAGGACAAgttataaaagatattaaaataaaccaAGAGATTCCTGAGTGTATTCAATGGAAAGTAAGGTGCTGTCTAGAATACCCTTCTGGGTTATCTGATTTCATAGGGGCCCTATGCCtttgagctattttacaactctgtaaattgTAGACTTAAGACAGCACTGCATCTAACACTTGTCTGTAGACTTGAAAATTCTGTCTGGTGGAGAGACATGATTTATTTGCTCCCTCTTCATGCTCCAGTAGAAAAAGCCAGTTTTGTATCTACGTGtaaattcatttcagcatttCTGATACAACTATGTAAGTTGCAGTAGTTTGACATCTTCGAACTGATGGTAACATCTAACTGGTTCTCTcattaattaaagatttaaataaaaattttcacatgtgttcattttatatttgtagagtcttaattttccttttttttttttttttttaagtcaaccTTTAACAGTTTGTAGGATACACAGTTTTAGACAATGAGCAACAACGCAGAGAAGCTGATGGTCATTATCTCTGCTTGGCTTCCACCGAACCATAATGGAAGCATAGATAGTATGTGTGATGTGGCTTTGATTTCTGGTGTCTTTAACAGCTGTACTAAGTTCTACTGATATAAAAGGTATCTATCAGTAGCAGTGTATAGATAATaattcatatttgaaagttgctcaAGAAAAAAACTGTACTAAACAAGCATATGCAGATAAATGATATTAGGATTCTTGGGTTTTTACAGAACTGGGAGTATTGCATTTTGTTAATGGACACTTCTTTCCAGTTCTCTTATAATGCAGGAAACATTCAGGAATATGGGTGGTGAGTTCTGCCAGCAAGCTCCCTTTGCCTGAGAACAGACAATGCATTCTTTGTGATAAGACGGAGGCTTTGCAACTCACTTTTCAATACTTAACTCTCTGCAGTACCTTCCTCCATATCTCTTTGGTAGCACTGATTATGCTACACTGTAATTCTTGGTTTATCTATCTACTCTACTAGGACTGCGAGTTCCTTGAGGAGAGGGAATTTTCTCTGTATGAATTCAGTTGCTGAATGAGGTATACAAGGAGCTGTCTGGTTAGTTTTTACCAAAATTAAGATCATAAATTATAGAATGAGTATATGATATTAGTTATTAGTTTAATGGGTTTCAGCTCCTATCAGATTCAGATATAGAGAAGGTGTACAATGGTCAAGTATTCTATGTTAATAAGATTagggaaaaacaataataacaatgatagCAGCTAGCATAAACCTGGTCCTCATGGACCATCATTACTTGAATTGATaaacttacaaaatatatttttttaaagtatttttgagATGTGACTAAATTAGAATAATTACCTttgaattgtatttattttctcttcatcattTCCTTGATCCATGACACAGACCCAGTGATCATAGAGATCTGATGAAAAAATACTTCCTGGAATATTTCGTAGAAAATCCTTACAcagaagggaaataaatattttaagtcattaTTTTCATGCTAAATATGTACTGGGCAAATCAAAAAGCAAGCATTCCGTTGAAAAGTTAAGTCTTCCCTTCTTTGGAGTACATGGAGCTCTGTGCCAACTCTCCACGGTCGTGCGCACATAGAAACAcaggctttgatttttttctaacaaaaacCAGATGGAAATTGGAGTCTGGACGATAGTGGGAAAGATAAGGACAACCTGTTCGGGCTGCAGTCTCATCTGTGTACGTTTTAGCCAACTACTACTACATGACAGGGTCTGGCAAACCATCCtgagtcctttttcttttccgcTCTCAAATCACCAGTTCAAAGAAATGCACTAAGATGTTTGTGAGGTTCCTAATGTGGTAGTCAGTCATGTGATCATTCTACACATATTTGCTccaatgtgccaggtactgtttgAGGGGCTGAGGACAGAGAAGTGAGTAAAACAAAGTCCCTGTTATTTTGGAACTTTATATTCCAGTGGCATTGGTGAACAACTCCATCCAGAGGCACTCGGAGTTTCTCCTGGCATTCCCCTCATATGTTTGGAGATGGGGGAGGAAGCATTC from Zalophus californianus isolate mZalCal1 chromosome 11, mZalCal1.pri.v2, whole genome shotgun sequence harbors:
- the ARHGAP20 gene encoding rho GTPase-activating protein 20 isoform X1, producing MEAMSPQQETLGGQPGRSSSLTGVSRIAGGPGTKKKMKTLAERRRSAPSLILDKALQKRPSTKESPAASVDTCTFLSSFVCSSRTLLIDGRVELKRGLQRQERHLFLFNDLFVVAKIKYNNNFKIKNKIKLSDMWTASCVDEVGEGHTNAVKSFVLGWPTVNFVATFSSPEQKDKWLSLLQRYINLEKEKDYPKTIPLKIFAKDIGNCAYSKTITVTNSDTANEVINMSLPMLGITGSERDYQLWVNSGKEEAPYPLIGHEYPYGIKMSHLRDTLLLAQGSKDTSMPSTLQESFLMEQLPREMQCQFILKPSRLAAAPQLSDSGQKTFKRRRSIINWAFWRGSSTHLDNLPVSPTSPMPGQLFGVSLPDICENDNLPKPVLDMLFFLNQKGPLTKGIFRQSANVKSCRELKEKLNSGVEVHLDCESVFVIASVLKDFLRNIPGSIFSSDLYDHWVCVMDQGNDEEKINTIQRLLDQLPRANVVLLRYLFGILHNIEQHSLSNQMTAFNLAVCIAPSILWPPTSSSPELENEFTKKVSLLIQFLIENCCRIFGEEITSLLGQVSVRCDTRENASDISCFQLNDSSYDSLENELNEDVDAPCSDLVKKLGQGSRSMDSVLTLSDYDLDQPEVEGLLTLSDFDLDRSKDEDIQMEQPLESKPVNIAVVYAKVPLRDHARAPSGMSTPSYLSTAAADVPKSLRRHRRCSEPSIDYLDSKLSYLREFYQKKLRKSSCDAILSQKDEDYLKQNQPLQEEGKTYFKQSLVVGTDTKKNATNKNVKKKSLPGNEGNHVKLFSKSKPVAISVASYSHISSQDHPRNQPFGADTSGYSPPNTADALKGSRRHRRCSEPNMDDQHCKLTYLRGIYSKKQHKTSYDAGLLHGEEDYLKRHKSLQMEGQKLINQSLVMGIEVGKSSGTNQNTEKALPPRLNICPRTSYSSLSSPGTSPSGSSVSSQDSAFSQISEHSVFTPTETSSPIDCTFQAQRKQEELSSDFSNSSFISATPGPSSGQASSRLAYTKKDTVEWHSQIHSVTLHPSTWLRNGVASLKNWSLKKKTRASRPEEKKVSSLKGPMEPPPHAPGISEANPLQERQQDMPQRAPEELGTVQTAQWYSSYPSQDSERHCRSPFSLVEDRLKLCVKSYKDGENSEQCSPGTLPCKRSSPSSLSVDDLSGPDAEPTVVGDTGDQHLAKDI